One Tursiops truncatus isolate mTurTru1 chromosome 3, mTurTru1.mat.Y, whole genome shotgun sequence DNA segment encodes these proteins:
- the APC gene encoding adenomatous polyposis coli protein isoform X10 has product MAAASYDQLLKQVEALKMENSNLRQELEDNSNHLTKLETEASNMKEVLKQLQGSIEDEAMASSGQIDLLERLKELNLDSSNFPGVKLRSKMSLRSYGSREGSVSSRSGECSPVPMGSFPRRGFVNGSRENTGYLEELEKERSLLLADLDKEEKEKDWYYAQLQNLTKRIDSLPLTENFSLQTDMTRRQLEYEARQIRVAMEEQLGTCQDMEKRAQRRITRIQQIEKDILRIRQLLQSQATEAERSSQSKHEAGSHEAERQNESQGVAEINMATSGSGQGSTARIDHETASVLSSSSTHSAPRRLTSHLGTKIRAYCETCWEWQEAHEQGMDQDKNPMPAPVEHQICPAVCVLMKLSFDEEHRHAMNELGRKATRGISSQELGQGLSGGLQAIAELLQVDCEMYGLTNDHYSITLRRYAGMALTNLTFGDVANKATLCSMKGCMRALVAQLKSESEDLQQVIASVLRNLSWRADVNSKKTLREVGSVKALMECALEVKKESTLKSVLSALWNLSAHCTENKADICAVDGALAFLVGTLTYRSQTNTLAIIESGGGILRNVSSLIATNEDHRQILRENNCLQTLLQHLKSHSLTIVSNACGTLWNLSARNPKDQEALWDMGAVSMLKNLIHSKHKMIAMGSAAALRNLMANRPAKYKDANIMSPGSSLPSLHVRKQKALEAELDAQHLSETFDNIDNLSPKASHRSKQRHKQNLYGDYVFDTNRHDDNRSDNFNTGNMTVLSPYLNTTVLPSSSSSRGSLDSSRSEKDRSLERERGISLVNYHPATENPGTSSKRGLQISTTAAQIAKVMEEVSAIHTSQEDRSSGSTPELHCGTDERNALRRSSTAHTHANSYNFTKSENSNRTCPVPYAKVEYKRSSNDSLNSVSSSDGYGKRGQMKPSVESYSEDEESKFCSYGQYPADLAHKIHSANHMDDNDGELDTPINYSLKYSDEQLNSGRQSPSQNERWARPKHIIEDEIKQNEERQSRSQSTTYPVYPESTDDKHLKFQPHFGQQECVSPYRSRAANGSETNRVGSNHGINQNVNQSLCQEDDYEDDKPTNYSERYSEEEQHEEEERPTNYSIKYNEEKHHVDQPIDYSLKYTTDIPSSQKPAFSFSKNSSGQSTKTEHISSSSENTATPSSNAKRQNQLHHSSAQSRSGQTQKATSSSCKVPSINQETIQTYCVEDTPICFSRCSSLSSLSSAEDEIGCDQTTQEADSANTLQIAEIKESSGTRSTEDSVSEVPTVSQHVRTKSSRLQASGLSSESTRHKAVEFSSGAKSPSKSGAQTPKSPPEHYVQETPLMFSRCTSVSSLDSFESRSIASSVQSEPCSGMVSGIISPSDLPDSPGQTMPPSRSKTPPPPPPQSAQTKQEVPKNKAPSAEKRESGPKQAAVNAAVQRVQVLPDADALLHFATESTPDGFSCSSSLSALSLDEPFIQKDVELRIMPPVQENDNGNETENEQPEESNESQGKEAEKPTDSEKDLLDDSDDDDIEILEECIISAMPTKSSRKAKKPAQTSSKVPPPVARKPSQLPVYKLLPSQNRLQAQKHVSFTPGDDMPRVYCVEGTPINFSTATSLSDLTIESPPNELAAGEGVRAGTQSGEFEKRDTIPTEGRSTDEAQTGKASSVTIPELDDNKTEGDILAECINSAMPKGKSHKPFRVKKIMDQVQQASMSSSGTNKNQLDGKKKKPTSPVKPIPQNTEYRTRVRKNTDSKNNLNAERNFSDNKDSKKQNLKNNSKDFNDKVPNNEDRVRGSFTFDSPHHYTPIEGTPYCFSRNDSLSSLDFDDDDVDLSREKAELRKGKESKESEAKVTNHTELTSNQQSANKTQAVPKHPINRGQPKPVLQKQSTFPQPSKDIPDRGAATDEKLQNFAIENTPVCFSRNSSLSSLSDIDQENNNNKENEPIKETEPPDSQGEPSKPQASGYAPKSFHVEDTPVCFSRNSSLSSLSIDSEDDLLQECISSAMPKKKKPSRLKADNEKHSPRNMGGILAEDLTLDLKDIQRPDSEHGLSPDSENFDWKAIQEGANSIVSSLHQAAAAACLSRQASSDSDSILSLKSGISLGSPFHLTPDQEEKPFASNKGPRILKPGEKSTLEAKKLESENKGIKGGKKVYRSLITGKIRSNSEVSSQMKQPLQTNMPSISRGRTMIHIPGVRNSSSSTSPVSKKGPPLKTPASKSPSEGQAATTSPRGAKPSVKSELSPVTRQASQTPGSNKGPSRSGSRDSTPSRPAQQPLSRPMQSPGRNSISPGRNGISPPNKLSQLPRTSSPSTASTKSSGSGKMSYTSPGRQMSQQNLTKQTGLSKNVSSIPRSESASKGLSQMSTSNGSNKKVELSRMSSTKSSGSESDRSERPVLVRQSTFIKEAPSPTLRRKLEESASFESLSPSSRPDSPSRSQAQTPILSPSLPDMSLSTHSSVQAGGWRKLPPNLSPTIEYNDGRPVKRHDIARSHSESPSRLPINRSGTWKREHSKHSSSLPRVSTWRRTGSSSSILSASSESSEKAKSEDEKHVNSTSGTKLTKENQVSTKGTWRKMKESEISPTNSTSQTTSSGAANGAESKTLIYQMAPAVSKTEDVWVRIEDCPINNPRSGRSPTGNTPPVIDTVSEKGNPNTKDSKDHQGKQNVSNGSAPVRTMGLENRLNSFIQVDAPDQKGTEGKPGQSHPVPASETNESSIAERTPFSSSSSSKHSSPSGTVAARVSPFNYNPSPRKSSADSTSARPSQIPTPVNNNTKKRDSKSDNTESSGTQSPKRHSGSYLVTSV; this is encoded by the exons AGGTCATCTCAGAGCAAGCATGAAGCCGGCTCACATGAAGCTGAGCGACAGAATGAAAGTCAAGGAGTGGCAGAAATCAACATGGCAACTTCGGGTAGTGGTcag GGTTCAACTGCACGAATAGATCACGAAACAGCCAGTGTTTTGAGTTCTAGCAGCACACATTCTGCTCCTCGAAGGCTGACAAGTCATCTGGGAACCAAG ATACGAGCTTACTGTGAAACCTGTTGGGAGTGGCAGGAAGCCCATGAACAAGGCATGGACCAGGACAAAAATCCAA TGCCAGCTCCTGTTGAACATCAAATCTGTCCTGCTGTGTGTGTTCTAATGAAACTTTCGTTTGATGAGGAGCATAGACACGCGATGAATGAACTTG gTAGGAAGGCTACCCGGGGCATTTCATCACAGGAGCTAGGGCAGGGGCTTTCAG GGGGACTGCAGGCCATTGCAGAATTATTGCAAGTGGACTGTGAAATGTATGGACTTACTAATGACCACTACAGTATTACCTTAAGACGATATGCAGGAATGGCTTTGACAAACTTGACTTTCGGAGATGTAGCCAACAAG GCTACACTATGCTCTATGAAAGGCTGCATGAGAGCACTTGTGGCCCAACTAAAATCTGAAAGTGAGGACTTACAGCAG GTTATTGCAAGTGTTTTGAGGAATCTGTCTTGGAGAGCAGATGTAAATAGTAAAAAGACTTTGCGTGAAGTTGGAAGTGTGAAAGCATTGATGGAATGTGCTTTGGAAGTGAAAAAG GAATCAACCCTCAAAAGCGTATTGAGTGCCTTATGGAATTTGTCAGCACACTGCACTGAGAATAAAGCTGATATATGTGCCGTAGATGGTGCGCTTGCATTTTTGGTTGGCACGCTCACTTACCGGAGCCAGACAAATACTTTAGCTATTATTGAAAGTGGAGGTGGGATATTACGGAATGTGTCCAGCTTGATAGCTACGAATGAGGACCACAG gcaAATCCTAAGAGAGAATAATTGCTTACAAACCTTATTACAACACTTGAAATCTCACAGTTTGACAATAGTCAGTAATGCATGTGGAACCTTGTGGAATCTCTCAGcaagaaatcctaaagatcaggAAGCATTATGGGACATGGGAGCAGTCAGCATGCTCAAGAACCTCATTCATTCAAAGCACAAGATGATTGCTATGGGAAGTGCTGCAGCTTTAAGGAATCTCATGGCAAATAGACCTGCAAAGTATAAGGATGCCAATATCATGTCTCCTGGTTCAAGCTTGCCTTCTCTTCATGTCAGGAAACAAAAAGCCCTAGAAGCAGAATTAGATGCTCAGCATTTATCAGAAACTTTTGACAATATTGACAATTTAAGTCCCAAGGCATCTCATCGTAGTAAGCAGAGACACAAGCAAAATCTCTATGGTGACTATGTTTTTGACACCAATCGACATGATGATAATAGGTCAGACAATTTTAATACTGGAAACATGACTGTCTTGTCACCATATTTAAATACTACAGTGTTGCCCAGCTCCTCTTCATCAAGGGGAAGTTTAGATAGTTCTCGTTCTGAGAAAGATAGAAGTTTGGAGAGAGAACGAGGTATTAGCCTAGTCAACTACCACCCAGCAACAGAAAATCCAGGAACCTCTTCGAAGCGAGGTTTGCAGATTTCTACCACTGCAGCCCAGATTGCCAAAGTCATGGAAGAAGTGTCAGCCATTCATACCTCCCAGGAAGACAGAAGTTCTGGGTCTACCCCGGAACTACATTGTGGGACAGATGAGAGGAATGCACTAAGAAGAAGCTCTACCGCCCACACACATGCAAACTCTTACAACTTCACCAAGTCAGAAAACTCAAACAGGACATGTCCAGTGCCATATGCCAAAGTAGAATACAAGAGATCTTCAAATGATAGTTTAAATAGTGTCAGCAGTAGTGATGGTTATGGTAAAAGAGGTCAAATGAAACCTTCAGTTGAATCCTATTCTGAAGATGAGGAAAGTAAATTTTGCAGCTATGGTCAGTATCCAGCTGACCTAGCCCATAAAATACATAGTGCAAATCATATGGATGATAATGATGGAGAACTAGATACACCAATAAATTATAGTCTTAAATATTCTGATGAACAGTTGAACTCCGGAAGGCAAAGTCCTTCACAGAATGAAAGGTGGGCAAGACCCAAACATATAatagaagatgaaataaaacaaaatgaggaaAGACAATCAAGGAGTCAAAGCACAACTTATCCTGTATATCCTGAGAGCACTGATGATAAACACCTCAAGTTCCAACCACATTTTGGACAGCAAGAATGTGTTTCCCCATATAGGTCAAGAGCAGCCAATGGTTCAGAAACAAATCGAGTAGGTTCTAATCATGGAATTAATCAAAATGTAAATCAGTCTTTGTGTCAGGAAGATGACTATGAAGATGATAAGCCAACCAACTATAGTGAACGTTACTCTGAGGAAGAGCAAcatgaggaagaagagagaccaACCAATTATAGcataaaatataatgaagaaaaacatcACGTGGACCAGCCTATtgattatagtttaaaatatacCACAGACATTCCTTCTTCACAGAAACCAGCATTTTCATTCTCAAAGAATTCATCTGGACAGAGCACTAAAACTGAACACATCTCTTCAAGCAGTGAGAATACAGCCACACCTTCATCGAATGCCAAGAGGCAGAATCAGCTCCATCACAGTTCAGCACAGAGCAGGAGTGGTCAGACCCAAAAAGCCACCTCTTCCTCTTGCAAAGTTCCCTCTATCAACCAAGAAACAATACAGACTTACTGTGTAGAAGATACCCCAATATGCTTTTCAAGATGTAGTTCATTATCATCTTTGTCATCAGCTGAAGACGAAATAGGGTGTGATCAGACAACACAAGAAGCAGATTCTGCTAATACCCTACaaatagcagaaataaaagaaagcagtGGAACTAGATCAACTGAAGATTCTGTGAGTGAAGTTCCAACAGTGTCACAGCACGTTAGAACCAAATCCAGCAGACTCCAGGCTTCTGGTTTATCTTCAGAATCAACCAGGCACAAAGCTGTTGAATTTTCTTCAGGGGCCAAATCTCCATCAAAGAGTGGTGCTCAGACACCTAAAAGTCCACCAGAGCACTACGTTCAGGAGACTCCACTCATGTTTAGCAGATGTACTTCTGTCAGTTCACTTGACAGTTTTGAGAGTCGTTCAATTGCCAGCTCCGTTCAGAGTGAACCCTGCAGTGGAATGGTGAGTGGCATTATAAGCCCCAGTGACCTTCCAGATAGCCCTGGACAAACCATGCCACCAAGCAGAAGTaaaacccctcctccccctcctcctcagtCAGCTCAGACTAAGCAAGAAGTACCTAAAAATAAAGCCCCTAGTGCTGAGAAGAGAGAAAGTGGCCCTAAGCAAGCTGCTGTAAATGCTGCAGTACAGAGGGTCCAGGTTCTTCCAGATGCTGATGCTTTGTTACATTTTGCCACAGAAAGTACTCCTGATGGATTTTCTTGTTCATCTAGCCTGAGTGCTCTAAGCCTCGATGAGCCATTTATTCAGAAAGATGTGGAATTAAGAATAATGCCTCCGGTTCAGGAAAATGACAATGggaatgaaacagaaaatgagCAGCCTGAAGAATCAAATGAAAGCCagggaaaagaggcagaaaaaccCACTGATTCTGAAAAAGATCTATTAGATGATTCAGATGATGATGATATTGAAATACTAGAAGAGTGTATTATTTCTGCCATGCCAACAAAATCTTCACGCAAAGCCAAAAAGCCAGCCCAGACGTCTTCCAAAGTACCTCCACCTGTGGCAAGGAAACCAAGTCAACTGCCTGTGTACAAACTTCTGCCATCACAAAACAGATTACAAGCACAAAAGCATGTTAGTTTTACACCAGGAGATGATATGCCTCGGGTGTATTGTGTAGAAGGGACACCTATAAACTTTTCCACAGCTACATCTCTAAGTGATCTAACGATAGAATCCCCTCCAAATGAGTTAGCTGCTGGAGAAGGTGTTAGAGCAGGAACACAGTCAGGTGAATTTGAAAAACGAGACACCATTCCTACAGAAGGCAGAAGTACAGATGAGGCTCAAACAGGGAAAGCCTCATCTGTAACTATACCTGAACTGGATGACAATAAAACAGAAGGTGATATTCTTGCAGAATGCATTAATTCTGCTATGCCCAAAGGAAAAAGTCACAAGCCTTTCCGTGTGAAAAAGATAATGGACCAGGTCCAACAAGCATCTATGTCTTCATCTGGAACTAACAAAAATCAATTAGATGGTAAGAAGAAGAAACCTACTTCACCAGTAAAACCTATACCACAAAATACTGAATACAGGACACGTGTAAGAAAAAATACAGactcaaaaaataatttaaatgctgaaagaaatttCTCAGACAACAAAGattcaaagaaacagaacttgaaaaataattccaagGACTTCAATGATAAGGTCCCAAATAATGAAGATCGAGTCAGAGGAAGTTTTACTTTTGACTCACCTCATCATTACACACCTATTGAAGGCACTCCGTACTGTTTTTCACGAAATGATTCTTTGAGTTCTCTagattttgatgatgatgatgtcgACCTTTCCAGGGAAAAGGCTGAATtaagaaaggggaaggaaagtaAGGAATCAGAAGCTAAAGTTACCAACCACACAGAACTAACCTCAAACCAACAATCAGCTAATAAGACACAAGCTGTTCCAAAACATCCAATAAATCGAGGTCAGCCTAAACCCGTGCTGCAGAAGCAATCCACTTTTCCCCAGCCCTCCAAAGATATACCAGACAGAGGGGCAGCAACAGATGAGAAATTACAGAATTTTGCTATTGAAAATACTCCGGTTTGCTTTTCCCGAAATTCCTCTCTAAGTTCTCTTAGTGACATTGatcaagaaaacaacaacaacaaggaaAATGAACCTATCAAAGAGACAGAGCCCCCTGACTCACAGGGAGAACCAAGTAAACCTCAGGCGTCAGGTTATGCTCCTAAATCATTTCACGTTGAAGATACCCCTGTTTGTTTCTCAAGAAACAGTTCTCTCAGTTCTCTCAGTATTGACTCTGAAGATGACCTGTTGCAGGAATGTATAAGTTCTGcaatgccaaaaaagaaaaagccttcaAGACTCAAGGCTGATAATGAAAAGCATAGTCCCAGAAATATGGGTGGCATATTAGCAGAAGATTTGACACTTGATTTGAAAGATATACAGAGACCAGATTCAGAACATGGTTTATCCCCTGATTCAGAAAATTTCGATTGGAAAGCTATTCAGGAAGGTGCAAATTCCATAGTAAGTAGTTTACATCAAGCTGCTGCTGCCGCATGTTTATCTAGACAAGCTTCGTCTGATTCAGATTCCATCCTTTCCCTGAAATCAGGAATCTCTCTGGGATCACCATTTCATCTTACACCTGATCAAGAGGAAAAACCCTTTGCAAGTAATAAAGGCCCACGAATTCTAAAACCTGGGGAGAAAAGTACATTGGAAGCTAAGAAGTTAGAAtctgaaaataaaggaataaaaggagggaaaaaagtttATAGAAGTTTGATTACTGGAAAAATTCGATCTAATTCAGAAGTTTCAAGCCAAATGAAACAGCCCCTTCAAACAAACATGCCTTCAATCTCTCGAGGTAGGACAATGATTCATATTCCAGGAGTTCGGAATAGCTCTTCAAGTACAAGTCCAGTTTCTAAAAAAGGCCCACCCCTTAAGACTCCAGCCTCCAAAAGCCCTAGTGAAGGTCAGGCAGCTACCACTTCCCCCAGAGGAGCCAAGCCATCAGTGAAGTCAGAATTAAGCCCTGTTACGAGGCAGGCATCCCAGACACCTGGGTCAAATAAAGGGCCTTCTAGATCAGGATCTAGAGATTCCACTCCTTCAAGACCTGCCCAGCAGCCATTAAGTAGACCTATGCAGTCTCCAGGGCGAAACTCAATTTCTCCTGGTAGAAATGGAATAAGTCCTCCCAACAAATTATCTCAGCTGCCAAGGACGTCATCCCCTAGTACTGCTTCAACTAAGTCCTCGGGTTCTGGGAAAATGTCTTACACATCTCCTGGCAGACAGATGAGCCAACAGAACCTCACCAAACAAACGGGTTTATCCAAGAATGTCAGTAGTATCCCAAGAAGTGAATCTGCCTCCAAAGGACTAAGTCAAATGAGTACTAGCAATGGATCCAATAAAAAGGTAGAACTTTCTAGAATGTCTTCAACTAAATCAAGCGGAAGTGAATCTGATAGGTCAGAGAGACCTGTATTAGTACGCCAGTCAACTTTCATCAAAGAAGCTCCAAGCCCAACCCTAAGGAGAAAATTGGAGGAATCCGCTTCATTTgaatctctttctccatcttctagACCAGATTCTCCCAGTAGGTCCCAGGCACAGACTCCAATTTTAAGTCCTTCCCTTCCTGATATGTCTCTGTCTACACATTCATCTGTTCAGGCTGGTGGATGGCGAAAACTCCCACCCAATCTCAGTCCCACCATAGAGTATAATGATGGAAGACCAGTAAAGCGCCATGACATAGCACGCTCTCATTCTGAAAGTCCTTCCAGACTTCCCATCAATAGGTCAGGAACCTGGAAACGTGAGCACAGCAAACACTCATCATCCCTTCCTCGAGTAAGCACTTGGAGGAGAACTGGAAGTTCATCCTCAATTCTTTCTGCTTCATCAGAATCTAGTGAAAAAGCAAAAAGTGAGGATGAAAAACATGTGAACTCTACTTCAGGAACCAAACTAACTAAAGAAAACCAAGTATCCACAAAAGGAacgtggagaaaaatgaaagaaagtgaaatttCTCCCACCAATAGTACTTCTCAGACCACTTCCTCAGGTGCTGCAAATGGTGCTGAATCAAAGACTCTGATTTATCAAATGGCACCTGCTGTTTCTAAAACAGAGGATGTTTGGGTGAGAATTGAGGACTGCCCCATTAACAACCCTAGGTCTGGAAGATCTCCAACAGGAAATACTCCCCCAGTGATTGACACTGTTTCAGAAAAGGGAAACCCAAACACTAAAGATTCAAAAGATCATCAGGGGAAACAAAATGTGAGCAATGGTAGTGCTCCTGTACGCACCATGGGTTTGGAAAACCGCCTGAACTCCTTTATTCAGGTAGATGCCCCAGACCAAAAAGGAACTGAGGGAAAACCGGGACAAAGTCATCCTGTCCCTGCATCAGAGACTAATGAAAGTTCAATAGCTGAACGTACCCCATTTAGTTCTAGCAGCTCAAGCAAGCACAGTTCACCGAGTGGGACTGTTGCTGCCAGAGTGAGTCCTTTTAATTACAACCCAAGCCCAAGGAAAAGCAGCGCAGATAGCACTTCAGCCCGACCATCTCAGATCCCAACGCCAGTGAATAACAACACAAAGAAACGAGATTCAAAAAGTGACAATACAGAATCCAGTGGAACTCAAAGTCCTAAACGCCATTCTGGGTCTTACCTTGTGACATCTGTTTAA